A window of the Streptomyces sp. NBC_00299 genome harbors these coding sequences:
- a CDS encoding ATP-binding protein, with amino-acid sequence MTSVLYPELPENGLIVLIGASGAGKSTLARTWPASQILSLDGLRGVVSDDPGRQDATGDAADVLKLILERRMARKLNTVIDATNVEQPVRMELVMAAKRHGMPTVAVVVATPLPVCLERQGPRPDNRRVPEDVVRAQHQAMVHSHQRLAAEGFNTVVFADALYRLEPFLKRLSQVREADLGRDGSEGLGDLLLVRRFFGPEILPLWRWRPGSDLVTGRDRAAEIRLGQQYLTLAFRDDVDDEGDFGFDVLLPCPFDPECAGQAWAPVYSVTDLHKALTGAMDTDPDIVCTVHGDGIDDDQDDDPAGRAEPQAQYADAVA; translated from the coding sequence ATGACCTCCGTGCTGTACCCGGAACTGCCCGAGAACGGGCTCATCGTGCTGATCGGCGCCTCCGGCGCGGGCAAGTCCACGCTGGCCCGCACCTGGCCGGCCTCGCAGATCCTCTCGCTCGATGGTCTGCGCGGCGTGGTCAGTGACGACCCCGGTCGGCAGGACGCGACCGGAGACGCCGCCGACGTCCTCAAGCTGATCCTGGAACGCCGTATGGCCCGCAAGCTCAACACGGTCATCGACGCGACCAACGTCGAACAGCCCGTGCGGATGGAGCTGGTGATGGCCGCCAAGCGGCACGGCATGCCGACCGTCGCGGTCGTCGTCGCCACGCCGCTGCCGGTCTGCCTGGAGCGCCAGGGCCCGCGGCCGGACAACCGGCGCGTGCCCGAGGACGTCGTCCGCGCCCAGCACCAGGCCATGGTCCACTCGCACCAGCGGCTGGCCGCCGAAGGCTTCAACACGGTCGTCTTCGCGGACGCCCTGTACCGCCTGGAGCCGTTCCTGAAGCGGCTCTCGCAGGTCCGGGAGGCCGACCTTGGGCGCGACGGGAGCGAGGGCCTGGGCGACCTTCTCCTGGTCCGCCGCTTCTTCGGCCCGGAGATCCTGCCGCTGTGGCGATGGCGGCCGGGCTCGGACCTGGTGACCGGCCGGGACCGCGCCGCGGAGATCCGCCTCGGGCAGCAGTACCTCACTCTGGCGTTCCGCGACGACGTCGACGACGAGGGCGACTTCGGCTTCGACGTCCTGCTGCCCTGCCCCTTCGACCCGGAGTGCGCCGGGCAGGCGTGGGCGCCGGTCTACTCGGTCACCGACCTGCACAAGGCGCTGACCGGAGCCATGGACACCGACCCGGACATCGTCTGCACCGTCCACGGCGACGGCATCGACGACGACCAGGACGACGACCCCGCGGGACGCGCGGAACCTCAGGCGCAGTACGCCGACGCGGTCGCTTGA
- a CDS encoding RRQRL motif-containing zinc-binding protein, producing MPRPRKKRRRREVTRLPRSDAALPEYDRSAVPEGLVTRRQLQDMGLSPGGNQGPVAILRCKLCATRPQWSCTHPTRGFLLRVDLATPKRVPTLAQERALDQAMAARQTCGECGRRFYICLSKKLGCCLECHDGTPVDPSTLMAPPVSAAHRLAASNPVPATPAGTGPHNRAAAAPAKAGRPLPNPLRDRRSPA from the coding sequence ATGCCGCGCCCGAGGAAGAAGCGCCGCCGCCGCGAGGTGACCCGGTTGCCGCGCAGCGATGCGGCGCTGCCCGAGTACGACCGCAGCGCGGTGCCCGAAGGGCTCGTCACCAGGCGCCAGTTACAGGACATGGGCCTCAGCCCCGGCGGCAATCAGGGCCCGGTCGCGATCCTGCGCTGCAAGCTGTGCGCCACCCGGCCGCAGTGGTCCTGCACCCACCCCACCCGCGGCTTCCTGCTCCGCGTCGACCTGGCCACGCCCAAACGCGTTCCGACGCTCGCACAGGAGCGGGCGCTGGACCAGGCGATGGCAGCCCGACAGACCTGCGGCGAATGCGGGAGGCGGTTCTACATCTGCCTCTCCAAGAAGCTCGGGTGCTGCCTGGAGTGCCACGACGGCACCCCCGTGGACCCCAGCACCCTCATGGCTCCCCCGGTCTCCGCCGCGCACCGGCTGGCCGCGTCGAACCCCGTCCCGGCCACACCGGCCGGGACGGGGCCGCACAACCGGGCGGCCGCAGCACCGGCAAAGGCCGGCCGCCCGCTCCCCAACCCCTTACGAGACAGGAGAAGCCCAGCATGA